A section of the Parasteatoda tepidariorum isolate YZ-2023 chromosome 6, CAS_Ptep_4.0, whole genome shotgun sequence genome encodes:
- the LOC139425812 gene encoding protein argonaute-2-like has translation MRIHLFLLVLVACGISAKGQNTNGENENQNNQEAGREQNEGGQQQNVNRKGQQQNFNNEEQGSEGQNGERNGAENAGQNGENRRLGQQNGEGGPPIQQNGEQNAGQNGENRRPVQQNGEGGPPIWQNGEQNAGQNGENRRLVQQNGGGRPPIWQNGEQNGGQFESQQNNGNRPPVWQNGAQNERRTEFQQNSGNQRVVWRNGQRNAGQSEFQQNGGNRPPVWQNGGQNRGQIVFQQNGGNQPPVAQNSGNQNLGWQNGERRIILQNGGPPPVSQNGGQRIIWHEGGQPPVSQNGGQRIIWNNGGEQAPILQNNDGNVKEIIRKLIWIPGGNNGGNNGGSGQITLSPIEQPGWNEGDQVITLSPIEQTGE, from the exons aaaaccaaaataatCAAGAAGCTGGACGTGAACAAAATGAAGGAGGTCAACAACAAAATGTAAACAGAAAAGGCCagcagcaaaattttaataatgaagaaCAAGGGAGTGAAGGGCAAAATGGTGAGCGAAACGGGGCGGAAAATGCTGGCCAAAATGGTGAGAACCGACGTCTAGGTCAACAAAATGGTGAAGGTGGTCCTCCGATTCAGCAAAATGGTGAGCAAAATGCTGGCCAAAATGGTGAGAATCGACGTCCAGTTCAACAAAATGGTGAAGGTGGTCCTCCGATTTGGCAAAACGGGGAGCAAAATGCTGGCCAAAATGGTGAAAATCGACGCCTAGTTCAACAAAATGGTGGAGGTCGCCCTCCGATTTGGCAAAATGGTGAACAAAATGGAGGACAATTTGAATCTCAGCAGAACAACGGAAATCGACCTCCAGTTTGGCAAAATGGCGCACAAAACGAAAGACGGACTGAATTTCAGCAGAACAGTGGAAATCAACGTGTAGTTTGGCGAAATGGGCAACGGAATGCTGGGCAATCTGAATTTCAACAGAACGGGGGAAACCGACCTCCTGTTTGGCAAAATGGAGGGCAAAATAGAGGGCAAATAGTATTCCAGCAGAATGGCGGAAATCAACCTCCTGTAGCACAAAATAGCGGAAATCAAAATCTTGGTTGGCAAAACGGCGAACGGCGTATTATTTTGCAGAATGGGGGTCCACCTCCTGTTAGTCAAAATGGTGGACAGCGTATTATTTGGCATGAAGGGGGTCAACCTCCTGTTAGTCAAAATGGTGGACAGCGTATTATTTGGAACAATGGTGGGGAACAGGCTCCTATTTTGCAAAACAATGACGGCAACGTTAAAG agatCATTAGAAAATTGATATGGATACCAG gAGGAAACAATGGAGGAAACAATGGAGGAAGCGGACAAATTACCTTATCACCGATAGAACAACCAG GATGGAATGAAGGAGATCAAGTTATAACATTATCTCCTATAGAACAGACAggtgaataa